A genomic segment from Streptomyces antibioticus encodes:
- a CDS encoding thiamine-phosphate kinase — MKGTVGELGEFGLIRELTSRLTTTSAVRVGPGDDAAVVAAPDRRVVASTDILLEGRHFRRDWSTAYDVGRKAAAQNLADIAAMGAVPTALLLGLVVPAELPVTWPSELMDGLRDECQVAGASVVGGDVVRGDTIMVSITALGDLRGHEPVTRAGAQPGDLVAVTGWLGWSAAGYAVLSRGFRSPRAFVEAHRRPEPPYHAGPAAAGLGATAMCDVSDGLIADLGHIAEASKVRIDIRSGAIDVPSQMNDIGQAVGVDPVQWVLTGGEDHAIVATFPPDVKLPARWKVIGEVLNPSALPQVTVDGAPWTRQGGWDHFGDIEGA, encoded by the coding sequence ATGAAGGGGACCGTCGGTGAGCTAGGGGAGTTCGGGCTCATCAGGGAGCTCACCTCCCGTCTCACCACCACCTCGGCGGTCCGGGTCGGCCCCGGCGACGACGCCGCGGTGGTCGCCGCACCCGATCGCCGGGTCGTGGCCAGCACCGACATCCTGCTGGAGGGCCGGCACTTCCGCCGCGACTGGTCCACGGCCTACGACGTCGGCCGCAAGGCCGCCGCCCAGAACCTCGCCGACATCGCCGCCATGGGCGCCGTGCCCACCGCGCTGCTGCTCGGTCTCGTGGTGCCCGCCGAACTGCCGGTCACCTGGCCGAGCGAGCTGATGGACGGCCTGCGCGACGAGTGCCAGGTCGCCGGGGCCTCGGTGGTCGGCGGCGATGTGGTCCGCGGCGACACGATCATGGTGTCGATCACCGCGCTCGGCGATCTGCGCGGCCATGAGCCGGTCACCCGGGCCGGCGCCCAGCCCGGCGACCTCGTCGCGGTGACCGGCTGGCTCGGCTGGTCCGCCGCCGGGTACGCGGTCCTCTCCCGCGGCTTCCGCTCGCCCCGCGCCTTCGTCGAGGCGCACCGCCGCCCCGAACCGCCGTACCACGCGGGCCCGGCGGCCGCCGGGCTCGGCGCGACCGCGATGTGCGACGTCAGCGACGGACTGATCGCCGACCTCGGGCACATCGCCGAGGCCAGCAAGGTCCGTATCGACATCCGCTCCGGCGCCATCGACGTCCCCAGCCAGATGAACGACATCGGGCAGGCTGTCGGCGTCGACCCCGTCCAGTGGGTGCTCACCGGCGGTGAGGACCACGCGATCGTGGCGACCTTCCCGCCGGACGTGAAGCTGCCCGCGCGCTGGAAGGTGATCGGCGAGGTCCTCAACCCCTCCGCGCTGCCCCAGGTGACGGTCGACGGGGCGCCCTGGACCCGGCAGGGCGGCTGGGACCACTTCGGCGACATAGAGGGGGCCTGA
- the cofC gene encoding 2-phospho-L-lactate guanylyltransferase — MQWTLVIPLKPLALAKSRLADTAGDALRPGLALAFAEDTVAAALACAAVRDVVVVTDDAPAGSALAALGARVVPDEPRAGLNAALTHAAAHARAVRPETPLAALNADLPALRPPELARVLDAAAEFPRAFLPDAAAIGTTLLAVAAGRELLPVFGTDSRVRHRASGATELRLTAVDSVRQDVDTGDDLRAALALGVGPRTAAAAARLLGIGQ; from the coding sequence GTGCAGTGGACCTTGGTCATACCCCTGAAGCCCTTGGCGCTCGCCAAGAGCAGGCTCGCGGACACCGCCGGGGACGCACTGCGTCCGGGGCTCGCCCTCGCCTTCGCCGAGGACACGGTCGCCGCGGCGCTGGCCTGCGCGGCCGTACGGGATGTGGTGGTCGTCACCGACGACGCACCGGCCGGGAGCGCGCTGGCGGCGCTGGGGGCCCGCGTGGTCCCCGACGAGCCGCGGGCGGGCCTGAACGCCGCTCTGACGCACGCGGCGGCCCACGCCCGCGCGGTACGCCCCGAGACGCCGCTGGCGGCGCTGAACGCCGATCTGCCGGCCCTGCGTCCGCCGGAATTGGCCCGGGTGCTCGACGCGGCCGCGGAATTCCCGCGCGCATTTCTCCCGGACGCGGCCGCAATCGGCACGACCCTTCTCGCCGTGGCCGCCGGACGTGAATTGCTTCCCGTATTCGGGACGGATTCCCGCGTCCGGCACCGCGCCTCGGGCGCCACCGAACTCCGGCTGACCGCCGTGGATTCCGTACGGCAGGACGTGGACACCGGTGACGACCTGCGGGCGGCTCTGGCACTGGGGGTGGGTCCCCGGACGGCCGCCGCGGCCGCGCGGCTGCTGGGGATCGGGCAGTAG
- a CDS encoding HU family DNA-binding protein, which translates to MNKAQLVEAIADKLGGRQQAADAVDAVLDAIVRATVAGDRVSVTGFGSFEKVDRPARYARNPQTGERVRVKKTSVPRFRAGQGFKDLVSGSKKLPRGGEVAVKKAPKGSLTGGASATVKKAAAKKATTAKTAAAKKTTAKKATTAKTAAAKKTTAKKTTAKKTSAAAKKTTTAKTATAKKTAAKKAPAKKATAKKAPAKKSTARKTTAKKATAR; encoded by the coding sequence GTGAACAAGGCGCAGCTCGTAGAAGCGATTGCCGACAAGCTGGGCGGTCGCCAGCAGGCCGCCGACGCGGTGGACGCGGTCCTGGACGCCATCGTCCGCGCGACCGTCGCGGGGGACCGGGTCTCGGTCACCGGCTTCGGTTCGTTCGAGAAGGTCGACCGGCCGGCCCGCTACGCTCGCAACCCCCAGACGGGCGAGCGGGTTCGGGTCAAGAAGACCTCCGTGCCGCGCTTCCGCGCGGGCCAGGGCTTCAAGGACCTGGTGAGCGGCTCGAAGAAGCTTCCGCGCGGTGGCGAGGTCGCCGTGAAGAAGGCCCCCAAGGGCAGCCTCACCGGCGGTGCCTCCGCGACGGTCAAGAAGGCCGCCGCGAAGAAGGCCACCACCGCCAAGACCGCCGCCGCGAAGAAGACCACGGCGAAGAAGGCCACCACCGCGAAGACGGCCGCCGCCAAGAAGACGACGGCGAAGAAGACCACCGCGAAGAAGACCTCCGCCGCGGCGAAGAAGACCACCACCGCCAAGACGGCCACCGCGAAGAAGACGGCGGCCAAGAAGGCCCCGGCGAAGAAGGCGACCGCCAAGAAGGCCCCCGCCAAGAAGTCGACCGCCCGCAAGACCACCGCCAAGAAGGCCACCGCCCGCTGA
- the rpmB gene encoding 50S ribosomal protein L28: MAANCDVCGKGPGFGNNISHSHRRTSRRWNPNIQRVRTVVSGTPKRVNACTSCIKAGKVSR; the protein is encoded by the coding sequence GTGGCTGCCAACTGCGACGTCTGCGGCAAGGGGCCGGGCTTCGGCAACAACATCTCGCACTCGCACCGCCGTACGTCCCGTCGCTGGAACCCGAACATCCAGCGTGTGCGTACCGTGGTGAGCGGGACGCCGAAGCGCGTGAACGCCTGCACCTCGTGCATCAAGGCCGGCAAGGTCTCGCGCTGA
- a CDS encoding D-alanine--D-alanine ligase family protein, giving the protein MSTENLPQSPEQRSRKPRVAVVSGGRSSEHGISVVTGGAVLKAIDRTKYEVLPIGITRDGRWALIADEPERMAISDRRTPDIAELAESSEGGVVLPLDPADREVVYSEPGSVPKALGEVDVVFPVLHGPYGEDGTLQGLLELSGVPYVGSGVLASAVGQDKEYMKRVFTSFGLKVGPYVVIRPREWERDESAARKKIVDFAGEHGWPLFVKPARAGSSIGITKVDGLAGLDEAIAEAQRHDPKILVEAALRGREIECGVLEFEDGPRASVPAEIPPPDAHAYYDFEAKYIDSTPGLVPAPLTPEETAEVQRLAVDAFEAASCEGLVRADFFLTEDGDFVINEINTMPGFTPISMYPAMWQASGVGYEELVDRLIQAALRRSTGLR; this is encoded by the coding sequence ATGAGCACCGAGAACCTCCCCCAGAGCCCCGAGCAGCGCTCGCGCAAGCCGCGCGTGGCCGTCGTGTCCGGCGGCCGCAGCTCCGAACACGGGATCTCCGTGGTCACCGGCGGCGCCGTCCTGAAGGCCATCGACCGGACCAAGTACGAGGTCCTGCCGATCGGTATCACCCGGGACGGACGCTGGGCCCTCATCGCCGACGAGCCGGAGCGGATGGCGATCTCCGACCGCCGCACCCCCGACATCGCGGAGCTGGCCGAGTCGTCCGAGGGCGGTGTGGTGCTCCCCCTCGACCCCGCGGACCGCGAAGTGGTCTACAGCGAGCCGGGATCGGTGCCCAAGGCGCTCGGCGAGGTCGACGTCGTCTTCCCCGTCCTGCACGGCCCCTACGGCGAGGACGGCACCCTCCAGGGCCTGCTGGAGCTGTCCGGTGTCCCGTACGTCGGCTCGGGCGTGCTCGCCTCGGCCGTCGGCCAGGACAAGGAGTACATGAAGCGGGTGTTCACCTCCTTCGGGCTCAAGGTCGGCCCGTACGTGGTGATCCGGCCGCGCGAGTGGGAGCGCGACGAGTCCGCCGCCCGCAAGAAGATCGTCGACTTCGCGGGCGAGCACGGCTGGCCGCTCTTCGTGAAGCCCGCGCGCGCGGGTTCGTCCATCGGCATCACCAAGGTCGACGGCCTCGCCGGCCTGGACGAGGCGATCGCCGAGGCCCAGCGCCACGACCCCAAGATCCTGGTCGAGGCGGCGCTGCGGGGCCGCGAGATCGAGTGCGGCGTCCTGGAGTTCGAGGACGGCCCGCGCGCCTCCGTCCCGGCCGAGATCCCGCCGCCGGACGCGCACGCGTACTACGACTTCGAGGCCAAGTACATCGACTCCACCCCGGGTCTGGTGCCGGCCCCGCTGACCCCCGAGGAGACGGCCGAGGTCCAGCGGCTCGCGGTGGACGCCTTCGAGGCGGCCTCCTGCGAGGGCCTGGTCCGCGCGGACTTCTTCCTCACCGAGGACGGCGACTTCGTCATCAACGAGATCAACACCATGCCGGGCTTCACGCCGATCTCGATGTACCCGGCGATGTGGCAGGCGAGCGGCGTCGGTTACGAGGAGCTGGTGGACCGGCTCATCCAGGCCGCCCTGCGCCGCTCCACCGGGCTGCGCTGA
- a CDS encoding NAD(P)H-dependent glycerol-3-phosphate dehydrogenase, with product MSTPVKAAVFGTGSWGTAFGAVLADAGCEVTLWARRAELADAVNSTRTNPDYLPGVELPENLRATADPAEAARGADFTVLAIPSQTLRANLAEWTPLLAPDTVLVSLMKGVELGTTMRMSEVIEDVAKVGRDRVAVVTGPNLAREIASRMPAAAVVACTDEAVAQKLQAACHTPYFRPYTNTDVVGCELGGAVKNVIGLAVGIADGMGLGDNAKGSLITRGLAETTRLGLAMGADPLTFSGLAGLGDLVATCSSPLSRNHTFGTNLGKGMTLQETIAVTRQTAEGVKSCESVADLARRHGVEMPITETVVDIVHEGKPPVVALKELMSRSAKPERR from the coding sequence GTGAGCACACCCGTCAAGGCGGCCGTGTTCGGCACCGGGTCGTGGGGGACCGCCTTCGGCGCCGTCCTCGCCGACGCGGGCTGCGAGGTCACGCTGTGGGCGCGCCGCGCCGAACTGGCCGACGCGGTCAACTCCACCCGCACCAACCCGGACTACCTGCCCGGCGTCGAACTCCCCGAGAACCTCAGGGCGACCGCCGATCCCGCCGAGGCCGCCCGCGGCGCCGACTTCACGGTCCTCGCGATCCCGTCGCAGACCCTGCGCGCCAACCTCGCCGAGTGGACCCCGCTGCTCGCCCCGGACACCGTCCTCGTCTCGCTGATGAAGGGCGTCGAACTCGGCACGACCATGCGGATGAGCGAGGTGATCGAGGACGTGGCCAAGGTCGGCCGGGACCGCGTCGCCGTGGTCACCGGACCCAACCTGGCGCGCGAGATCGCCTCCCGGATGCCGGCCGCCGCCGTGGTCGCCTGCACCGACGAGGCCGTCGCCCAAAAGCTCCAGGCGGCCTGCCACACGCCGTACTTCCGCCCGTACACCAACACCGACGTGGTCGGCTGCGAACTGGGCGGCGCGGTCAAGAACGTGATCGGTCTGGCCGTCGGCATCGCGGACGGCATGGGGCTCGGCGACAACGCCAAGGGCTCGCTGATCACGCGCGGTCTCGCCGAGACCACCCGGCTCGGGCTCGCGATGGGCGCCGACCCGCTCACCTTCTCCGGACTCGCGGGCCTCGGCGACCTGGTGGCGACCTGCTCCTCACCGCTCTCCCGCAACCACACCTTCGGCACCAACCTCGGCAAGGGCATGACCCTCCAGGAGACCATCGCGGTCACCCGGCAGACCGCCGAGGGCGTCAAGTCCTGCGAGTCCGTGGCGGATCTGGCCCGCCGGCACGGAGTCGAGATGCCGATCACCGAGACGGTCGTGGACATCGTCCACGAGGGCAAGCCGCCCGTGGTCGCGCTCAAGGAGCTGATGTCGCGCAGCGCGAAGCCCGAGCGACGCTGA
- a CDS encoding DUF3515 domain-containing protein, with protein sequence MNLFRHRLSGLSALVLLCAAAGCSSADDTASARVPAPAAKTATVCENLDGALPSKVDGLDRRDPEPASALTAGWGNPAIILRCGVERPEKMSDTEADGVEVDGVGWLLEERSDDSFRFTTTLRTAYVEVTIPSGRTGNGLAPLVDLAPAVKRTVPEGIAD encoded by the coding sequence GTGAATCTTTTCCGTCACCGGCTCAGTGGCCTGTCCGCCCTCGTCCTGCTGTGCGCCGCCGCGGGCTGCTCGTCGGCGGACGACACCGCCTCCGCGCGGGTCCCCGCCCCCGCGGCGAAGACCGCGACGGTGTGCGAGAACCTGGACGGGGCGCTGCCGTCGAAGGTGGACGGTCTGGACCGCCGGGATCCCGAGCCCGCCTCCGCGCTGACCGCGGGCTGGGGGAACCCGGCGATCATACTGCGCTGCGGTGTCGAACGACCCGAGAAGATGAGCGATACAGAGGCCGACGGCGTCGAGGTGGACGGTGTGGGCTGGCTGTTGGAGGAGCGGTCGGACGACTCGTTCCGCTTCACCACGACCCTGCGGACGGCGTACGTCGAGGTGACGATCCCGTCGGGACGGACCGGCAACGGCCTCGCACCCCTGGTCGACCTGGCGCCGGCCGTCAAGAGGACGGTCCCGGAAGGGATCGCGGACTGA
- a CDS encoding lysophospholipid acyltransferase family protein produces the protein MPRRRIGFWYRFAAVLCKPWLVVLIKRDWRGMENIPADGGFITAVNHNSHVDPFAYAHYQYNTGRVPRFLAKSGLFRKGFVGAAMRGTGQIPVYRESTDALSAFRAAIDAVERGECVAFYPEGTITRDPDGWPMTAKTGAARVALQTKCPVIPVAQWGANELLPPYSTRPHLFPRKTHRVLAGPPVDLSRFYGREMTADVLKEATEVIMAAITRQLEEIRGEKAPATPYDPRQERIEQRRRTKAQTGHEGESGT, from the coding sequence GTGCCCCGCCGCAGAATCGGCTTCTGGTACCGCTTCGCCGCGGTCCTCTGCAAACCCTGGCTGGTGGTTCTGATCAAGCGGGACTGGCGCGGAATGGAGAACATTCCGGCCGACGGCGGTTTTATCACCGCGGTGAACCACAATTCGCACGTCGATCCCTTCGCGTACGCGCACTATCAGTACAACACCGGGCGAGTGCCGCGATTCCTCGCGAAGAGCGGGCTGTTCAGGAAGGGGTTCGTGGGCGCCGCGATGCGCGGCACCGGACAGATCCCCGTCTACCGCGAGTCCACCGACGCGCTCAGCGCGTTCCGGGCCGCGATCGACGCCGTGGAGCGCGGCGAGTGCGTCGCGTTCTACCCCGAGGGCACCATCACCCGCGATCCCGACGGCTGGCCCATGACCGCCAAGACCGGTGCCGCGCGGGTCGCCCTCCAGACCAAGTGCCCGGTGATCCCGGTCGCCCAGTGGGGCGCCAACGAACTGCTGCCGCCGTACAGCACCAGGCCGCATCTCTTCCCGCGCAAGACCCACCGGGTGCTCGCCGGACCGCCGGTGGACCTCTCGCGGTTCTACGGACGGGAGATGACCGCCGACGTCCTCAAGGAGGCCACCGAGGTCATCATGGCGGCCATCACCCGCCAGCTCGAGGAGATCCGCGGCGAGAAGGCCCCCGCGACGCCCTACGACCCGCGCCAGGAGCGGATCGAGCAGCGCCGCCGCACCAAGGCCCAGACCGGACACGAGGGGGAGAGCGGCACGTGA
- the thiD gene encoding bifunctional hydroxymethylpyrimidine kinase/phosphomethylpyrimidine kinase, with translation MKPRVLTVAGSDSGGGAGIQADLKTMLALGTHGMSVVTAVTAQNSLGVQGAWELPVDAVRAQYRSVVDDIGVQAVKTGMLASAELVEAVADLIAGTDAPAVVDPVGVSKHGDALLAASALDSVRTRLLPAATVATPNLDEVAQLTGVHVASRDHLRRAAGAVLEFGPRWALIKGGHLSGDAVDLLTDGTEEHWLSAPRLDNRHTHGTGCTLASAIAAHLARGESVPAAVTAAKAYVTGAIAAGFSLGAGIGPVDHAWELRRGTA, from the coding sequence GTGAAGCCCCGGGTCCTGACGGTGGCCGGCTCCGACTCCGGGGGCGGCGCCGGCATCCAGGCCGACCTGAAGACGATGCTCGCGCTCGGCACCCACGGGATGAGCGTCGTCACCGCGGTCACCGCGCAGAACTCCCTCGGGGTGCAGGGCGCCTGGGAGCTGCCCGTGGACGCGGTACGGGCCCAGTACCGCAGCGTGGTGGACGACATCGGCGTCCAGGCCGTGAAGACCGGCATGCTCGCCTCCGCCGAACTGGTCGAGGCGGTCGCGGACTTGATCGCCGGGACCGACGCCCCGGCCGTGGTGGACCCGGTGGGCGTCTCCAAGCACGGCGACGCGCTGCTGGCCGCCTCGGCGCTCGACTCCGTGCGCACCAGGCTGCTCCCGGCGGCGACCGTGGCCACGCCCAACCTGGACGAGGTCGCGCAACTCACCGGCGTCCACGTCGCGTCGCGGGACCATCTGCGGCGGGCGGCCGGGGCGGTCCTGGAGTTCGGGCCGCGGTGGGCGCTGATCAAGGGCGGCCATCTCTCCGGCGACGCCGTGGACCTGCTCACGGACGGCACCGAGGAGCACTGGCTGAGCGCGCCGCGCCTCGACAACCGGCACACGCACGGCACGGGCTGCACCCTCGCCTCCGCGATCGCCGCCCATCTCGCGCGCGGGGAGTCGGTGCCGGCGGCGGTGACGGCGGCCAAGGCGTACGTCACCGGGGCGATCGCGGCCGGGTTCTCGCTGGGCGCCGGGATCGGGCCCGTGGATCACGCGTGGGAGCTGCGGCGGGGGACGGCCTGA
- a CDS encoding Lrp/AsnC family transcriptional regulator, translating into MVQAYILIQTEVGKASTVAEEISKIPGVVQAEDVTGPYDVIVRAQADTVDDLGRLVVAKVQQVDGITRTLTCPVVHL; encoded by the coding sequence GTGGTACAGGCGTACATCCTGATCCAGACGGAGGTCGGCAAAGCGTCGACCGTCGCCGAGGAGATCAGCAAGATCCCTGGCGTGGTCCAGGCCGAGGACGTCACAGGACCGTACGACGTGATCGTGCGGGCCCAGGCCGACACGGTGGACGACCTCGGCCGGTTGGTGGTCGCCAAGGTCCAGCAGGTGGACGGGATCACCCGTACCCTTACCTGCCCGGTCGTGCATCTGTAG